The proteins below come from a single Papaver somniferum cultivar HN1 chromosome 11, ASM357369v1, whole genome shotgun sequence genomic window:
- the LOC113325032 gene encoding TNF receptor-associated factor family protein DDB_G0290931-like — translation MWYDFLMGTVDPEEEEYAQALLDAEDNADDDEDYEEDETSEVVDEYEKDEDEEEEEDEGEEDEESNGYDFYEEDSTDNIIRRIRCTFQESNSTNFANFIYDYGGCNFCKCDVDGLTDIQCLVSLLMMLSSQDSDFSSHIVSPCTNETGSASDVRSTESNGGYENSSLSHEASLSHDETQSDSDLEEKKLPLRLLVKIYEYGRPFCDHASKFETRAWELIRVHCPIDYKDWRLILQPSRTKSGTCSWTNFVLHMMSLLSGHLSKKKIPQKFRSFKWELRLNILKKLATWKEMDTACHYGVNDEE, via the exons ATGTGGTATGACTTCCTCATGGGGACTGTTGATCCAGAAGAGGAGGAGTATGCTCAAGCACTATTGGATGCTGAAGATAATgccgatgatgatgaagactatGAGGAAGATGAGACAAGTGAAGTCGTCGACGAATACGAAAAGGATGaagatgaggaggaagaggaagatgaaggtgaagaagatgaggaaAGTAATGGATATGACTTCTATGAGGAAGATTCTACAGATAATATTATAAGGAGAATTCGATGCACCT TTCAAGAAAGTAATTCCACTAATTTTGCTAACTTCATATATGACTATGGTGGATGTAATTTCTGTAAATGTGATGTTGATGGGCTAACAGACATTCAATGCTTGGTTTCGTTGTTGATG ATGTTGTCAAGTCAGGATTCTGACTTTTCATCTCATATTGTGTCTCCTTGTACCAATGAAACTGGTTCTGCATCTGATGTTCGTAGTACTGAATCTAATGGTGGTTATGAAAATAGTTCTCTATCTCATGAAGCTTCTCTATCTCATGATGAAACTCAATCTGATTCTGACTTGGAGGAGAAAAAACTTCCACTCAGACTCTTGGTGAAAATATATGAATATGGAAGACCATTTTGTGATCATGCATCAAAGTTTGAAACTCGTGCATGGGAACTCATTCGAGTTCACTGTCCAATTGACTACAAAGACTGGAGGCTCATTCTGCAGCCTTCAAGGACCAAGTCTGGAACCTGCTCATG GACAAATTTTGTTTTGCATATGATGAGTCTCTTGTCAGGacatttgtccaaaaaaaaaattccccaGAAGTTTCGTTCTTTCAAATGGGAGTTACGCCTTAACATTCTGAAAAAGCTTGCGACCTGGAAAGAGATGGATACAGCATGCCATTATGGTGTTAATGATGAAGAATGA